DNA sequence from the Acidobacteriota bacterium genome:
AATCCGGCTTGGTCGAAGCGCAACGCGTGGTCAACGGCATCGAGGGCATCGCGTTCATTCAGTTCACCGAGCAGGACGTCGTGCGCCATCATCTGGTGCAGATGATTATCAAGGCCTACGATGAACACACGCGCAAGATCAGCATCTAGCATGGGCAGCCGTCAGCGGCAGACCATTTCTTTGACAGCCGGGCCGTTGATTGAAGTCGTCAATCGCCAGCGCACCAAGACCGTGGATGCCAAGCGCGCGGCGCAATTGGCGCGGGCCGTCTTGAATAAAATTGGCGCGGGCGAGGCGACGCTGACGATCAGCTTTATTCGTGATCGCCGCATGCGCGAGTTAAACCGCACCTATCGTGGCATAGACGCGCCGACCGATGTGCTCTCGTTTGCTTATCATGAAAGTGAAGATGCCTATGAATTCGCCGCTGACGCCCAGCATCTCGGTGATCTGGTGATTTCGGTCGAGACGGCGGAGCGTTATGCCGGTGAATTGGGAGTGAGCCTGGCGCGTGAGATCGAACATCTGGTGATTCACGGCGCTTTGCATTTGGCCGGTTATGATCACGAAACCGACCAGGGCGAAATGAACCGCTTGGAACGCCGTTTACGTAAACAATTGCTCAGCACCTGACGTCTTGGGTCTGAAGTCTGAGGTCTGAA
Encoded proteins:
- the ybeY gene encoding rRNA maturation RNase YbeY — encoded protein: MGSRQRQTISLTAGPLIEVVNRQRTKTVDAKRAAQLARAVLNKIGAGEATLTISFIRDRRMRELNRTYRGIDAPTDVLSFAYHESEDAYEFAADAQHLGDLVISVETAERYAGELGVSLAREIEHLVIHGALHLAGYDHETDQGEMNRLERRLRKQLLST